Part of the Rhinoderma darwinii isolate aRhiDar2 chromosome 2, aRhiDar2.hap1, whole genome shotgun sequence genome, aatcacaggctgtagtggcggtcacgcacgtcaagatgacgtcagaaggccggcctgagcttggtcctgaaggggttaaagaatagaTTCAAAATATTGATATACTTTTGCCAAGGAGAACAAAGGGTACCCATACATCTACCAGTAGTGTGCTGCAACAGACACACACAAAAGGACAGATGAAGATTGGAGAAACATGGCTTGGTCTGACATATCTTGAGTTTTGCAGATAAAAGGGTTATGATTTTAAGTAAACCTCATGAATCCATCCTAAGTTATGTTAAAGGTTTCAGTCTTGCCAGTTTTTAATGCCCACTTAGAGCAGGATAGcgtagtatttaaaaaaaaaaaatgttaatcgcAAATTATTCGAACCCACCAAATGAAAACTTTTGATTTTGTACCTACTTATAGGTTTATCATTTGCTATGCATTTAGTTTTATTATCCTCTGAAagtgtttatttttcttttttgcagtATTGCTTATGTATGACAGAAGCTGTATTGCTGTTGTCTCCTGAAACCTCACCATTCTGCCCGCTTTCCCGCAAGTCCAAGACTCGTCTGCACTGGCTTATACAACTCTGCGTGCCAATTTTTGCTGGAGTAGGTATAGCGTTTATTATATGCAGCAAAAACCGCAGTGAGCAATCCCATCTAACCTCCTGGCACAGCATGCTAGGGGTGCTCACCTTAATAACTACATGCTGCCAGGCTATTTGTGGCCTTGCACTTCTTTTCCCGCGTTTGGCCCGAATCACTGCAGTATCGCGACTCAAACTGTATCATGCCACTTTTGGTCTTTTAGTATACCTTCTTTCTACGTCCACTGTTCTCTTAGGCATGTGTTCTGACTGGTTTCAAGCGCAGATAAAGGGACCAGTATGGTATATTTGCATTGCTTTACCCCTCTATCCTGCACTGGTAATTATGAATCAAGTACTGGACATATATCTACCAAAGAAGAAGGGTCAAATGTGAACCACAAATACACATAAGGTCAACCTTCATATATTTCCCACGGGAAATCAGGGCAgattaagacagcacataagacaCACTAGTCTTATTGCTTTATTGGATTTTACTTGCACTATTTTACTCTTGTGTTTTAAAGCGTTTGGTTTTATACTCCAGTACTGCAGAATGAGCTATGTGATCAAGTAGAGGATTGTCTAAAATCTACAGATGTATGGGCTAACACTTGTGGTGTCCTTCAACCTAAGTGCTGCTCTGCAAGGTTTCTGTGTTGCTGACATTTGGATTTTATGCTGTGCTGTATATTTATATTTCTTCGTTGTATCCTTGAGTCTGAAACATTGACATTCTGACAATGTCTgcactgtcctcaaggaataagtGTGTGCTTAAACGAAGCGTTAATACTTGTGTCTGTTACACTAAAGTCTAATTACTGTACGGTCTGAGGTCAGTCCACTCCACTAACATTCTTCAAAAGTGATCACTTTTAGCGTGATTTTAGGACCGGAGCGGACATTGATTTTATCCTGTATGGAC contains:
- the CYB561D1 gene encoding putative transmembrane reductase CYB561D1 isoform X1 — its product is MPEVSALYAPPGAESPRVPDYWLYRCLRRFSGFLAHVLALGFTIFLVILARPGTSLFSWHPVFMAVAYCLCMTEAVLLLSPETSPFCPLSRKSKTRLHWLIQLCVPIFAGVGIAFIICSKNRSEQSHLTSWHSMLGVLTLITTCCQAICGLALLFPRLARITAVSRLKLYHATFGLLVYLLSTSTVLLGMCSDWFQAQIKGPVWYICIALPLYPALVIMNQVLDIYLPKKKGQM
- the CYB561D1 gene encoding putative transmembrane reductase CYB561D1 isoform X2 yields the protein MGLNPRGLFSWHPVFMAVAYCLCMTEAVLLLSPETSPFCPLSRKSKTRLHWLIQLCVPIFAGVGIAFIICSKNRSEQSHLTSWHSMLGVLTLITTCCQAICGLALLFPRLARITAVSRLKLYHATFGLLVYLLSTSTVLLGMCSDWFQAQIKGPVWYICIALPLYPALVIMNQVLDIYLPKKKGQM